DNA sequence from the Candidatus Methylomirabilota bacterium genome:
CGGGGCCTGGGCGTGGCCCTCGTGCCCGCCGGCGCCCTCTACTTCTTCGACGAGCGGCTCTCGGCGCTCGGCATCCTGGGTATCGCGCTGATCCTCGCGGGGATCTTCGCGCTCCACTGGCGGCGCGGCGCGTGGAGTGAGGACGCGCTCTTCAAGCCCGGCATCGGTTGGGCGGTCGCCACCGGATTCTGCATCGCTTCCTACTCGCTCGTGGACAAAGTCGGCGTGTCGCACATCAACCCGCTGCCCTACCTCTGGGCGATGATGCTGGGCTCCTGCATCTCGCTGCTACCGCCGGTGCTGGCGCGGCGCGGCTCCCTCGCGCGCGAGTGGCGCGAGAACCGCACCGCCGTGCTGCTGTCGGGAGTGCTGAGCCCGGGCGGCTATCTTCTCGTGCTCTTCGCCTTCCGGCTCTCCAAGGCGGGCTACGTCGTGGCGGGGCGCGAGGTCTCCATCGTCATCTCGGCGCTGATCGGGAGCCTCCTGTTCAAGGAGGGCGCCCTCGGCCAGCGCCTGATCGGCGCCGCCATCGTCGCGAGCGGCGTCATCTGCGTCGCCCTGGCCCGCTAAGGCGGGCCAACAACTCACTCCGGAAAGGACACGTCGACATGGCCACATACGCGGAGAAGTCAGCGGCCTTCCGGGCCCTGCATGCGCGCCCGGGGGCCTTCGTGATCCCGAACCCGTGGGATGCCGGCACGGCGCGGCTCCTGGCCTCGCTCGGCTTCGAGGCGCTCGCGACGACAAGCCTCGGGCTCGCGAACACGCTCGGACGCGCCGACGGCACGGGAGCGGTGAGCCGCGACGAGGTCCTGGCGAACTGCCGGGCGATCGCGGGCGCCACCGACCTGCCCGTCAACGCGGATCTGGAGAATTGCTACGCCGACGAGCCGGACGCCGCCGCCGGGATGATCCGGCTCGCCGCCGAGGCGGGCGTTGTCGGCGGCTCCATCGAGGACGCGACGGGCGACCCGCTGAATCCGATCTATGACTTCGAGCTGGCGGTGGAGCGCGTACGGGCCGCGGTCGAGGTAGCGCGGTCGCTGCCCACCCCGTTCATGCTGACGGCGCGGGCGGAGAATTTTCTGCATGGCCGTCGCGACCTCGACGACACGATCCGCCGGCTCCGGGCCTTCGAGGCGGCCGGCGCCGAGGTGCTCTACGCGCCGGGACTCAGGGATCTCGCCTCGATCCGCACCGTGACCGCCGCCGTCGGCAAGCCGGTCAATGTCGTGATGAGCGCGGCCGACCCGTCGATCACAGTCGCGCAGCTCGCCGAGGCCGGTGTGAAGCGCATCAGCGTCGGCGGCGCCCTCTCCCGCCTGGCGCTCGCGGCCTTCCTCAAGGGCGCCCGCGAAATGAAGGAGCAGGGATCGTTCACGTATATGCGCGACACGGTCCCGTCGGCGGAGCTCCGGCAGACCTTCGCCAGGTGGCGGTGACGCGGAGATCGCGGCCGGGTCGCGAGCTCCCACGCGACTCTGCCAGGCTTCCCGCGCGAGAGGCTCTCTGCTACCGTCGCCGCGGAAATCGGCAGGTCAACCGCGGTAGCTGATCCGGTAGATCGCCCCGGCGACATCGTCGGACACCAGCGGCGAGCCGTCTGAGCGTTGTCGACGTGGGCCACCAGCTCGATCGCAAATCCCTGCGGGAGCCTGATCGTGTCGAGCGGCAGCGGCGTCGGCTGCGCGGCCGCGACGGATGCGAGCAGCAGGGCGGAGATCCCGCAGCCGGACGCCCGCAGTCGGACGAAGGATGGCTGCGCGTCCGGGAGGGGACGGCCTACCGGTCCGGCGTGATGGTGGAGGCGATCACCCTGTTTCCGTCGGCCGTGACGACCCCTACGACCGTTATGGCGTCGCCGCTCTTCAGAAACTCGTAGGAGGTCTGATCGACCTTCGACACGTCCACGTCGAAGGTCCCCCCGCTGTCGGGAGCGAAGGCCATCGTCGTGCCCTGGACCCAGATGACGCGACCGTGGAAGACCCGGACCTCCTGTGCGATTGCCGCGCAGACGAGCCCCAGCAACAGGAGGGCTGCCACGGCACCGCGGGCCGCGCTTCTCATCGGCACCATAATGTGACGGGGCACCGCGCACGTCAAGAAGCCGGGCCGGGGCACAGCGGGCGCCCGCAGGCTACTCGCCCCTCCCCGCAGGCTACTCGCCCCTCAATGTC
Encoded proteins:
- a CDS encoding DMT family transporter; its protein translation is MTGAALALVLGAAVIHAMWNAMAKGARDPMAMLWWAGVLSSLLLGPPALYVLARDGFRPSALPFVVATVILHSVYFFVLGKAYQTGDFSLVYPMARGLGVALVPAGALYFFDERLSALGILGIALILAGIFALHWRRGAWSEDALFKPGIGWAVATGFCIASYSLVDKVGVSHINPLPYLWAMMLGSCISLLPPVLARRGSLAREWRENRTAVLLSGVLSPGGYLLVLFAFRLSKAGYVVAGREVSIVISALIGSLLFKEGALGQRLIGAAIVASGVICVALAR
- a CDS encoding isocitrate lyase/phosphoenolpyruvate mutase family protein, yielding MATYAEKSAAFRALHARPGAFVIPNPWDAGTARLLASLGFEALATTSLGLANTLGRADGTGAVSRDEVLANCRAIAGATDLPVNADLENCYADEPDAAAGMIRLAAEAGVVGGSIEDATGDPLNPIYDFELAVERVRAAVEVARSLPTPFMLTARAENFLHGRRDLDDTIRRLRAFEAAGAEVLYAPGLRDLASIRTVTAAVGKPVNVVMSAADPSITVAQLAEAGVKRISVGGALSRLALAAFLKGAREMKEQGSFTYMRDTVPSAELRQTFARWR